The following are encoded together in the Penicillium digitatum chromosome 3, complete sequence genome:
- a CDS encoding Short chain dehydrogenase/reductase family: MAVNESNQSFKLENLFNVKDKVALVTGGGSGIGLMAAQALAVNGAKVYITGRTAEKLDRVATLYDNGNISGKIIPLPADVTKKDEIRRLASEISTREGHLSILMNNAGISSSTQKTEPEDASELRESLFDDPAATFEEWDSVFRTNVSQLFFMTTAFLPLLQRGSEVEHGWSSTVLNTTSISGIVKVSQHHFAYNASKAAAIHLTKMLAQEVSSSKLRVRVNNIAPGVFPSEMTAGESDGMQKSHLPVKKYREKVPAARPGRDADMGGAVLFAVCNQYLNGQTVVVDGGYVLAAGTL; encoded by the exons ATGGCAGTCAATGAAAGTAACCAAAGCTTCAAGCTTGAAAACCTGTTCAATGTGAAGGACAAAG TGGCCCTCGTCACAGGCGGTGGCTCAGGAATCGGTCTCATGGCAGCGCAAGCCTTAGCCGTGAATGGAGCCAAAGTATACATAACCGGGCGCACAGCAGAGAAACTCGACCGCGTCGCCACACTCTACGACAACGGCAACATAAGCGGCAAAATAATCCCGCTGCCAGCCGACGTCACCAAGAAAGACGAGATCCGCAGACTAGCCTCGGAGATCTCCACGCGCGAAGGCCACCTCTCCATCTTAATGAACAACGCCGGAATATCCAGCTCAACGCAAAAGACAGAGCCCGAAGACGCATCCGAGCTCCGTGAGTCCCTCTTCGACGACCCAGCTGCGACATTCGAGGAGTGGGACTCTGTGTTCCGCACGAACGTCTCACAGCTCTTCTTTATGACCACGGCATTCCTGCCGCTGCTACAGCGTGGCTCCGAGGTCGAACATGGTTGGTCCAGCACGGTGCTCAATACGACTTCCATATCTGGGATTGTGAAGGTCTCGCAGCACCATTTTGCCTATAATGCTTCCAAGGCGGCGGCGATTCATTTGACAAAGATGCTTGCACAGGAGGTTAGTTCGTCGAAGCTGCGGGTTCGGGTTAATAATATTGCCCCTGGGGTTTTTCCTAGTGAGATGACTGCTGGGGAGAGTGATGGAATGCAGAAGAGTCATCTTCCGGTTAAAAAGTATCGGGAGAAGGTTCCTGCTGCACGGCCTGGGAGGGATGCGGATATGGGTGGTGCTGTGCTTTTTGCGGTTTGCAATCAGTACCTGAACGGGCAGACTGTTGTTGTTGATGGGGGGTACGTTCTTGCTGCCGGGACTCTGTGA